Proteins co-encoded in one Ruegeria sp. YS9 genomic window:
- a CDS encoding class I SAM-dependent methyltransferase: MKDLYKSFNELTDAEWLQLWLDKAENKGGELAGALPEFPPNDIQVEYVGSALSSAIREAHGFYVHAKQMFSTHGENPSKDDCFLDFGCGWGRYIRLFSKDYPNRSIFAADVNADIIDECRKRDLPGEFMHISPLGAFSLPDGKISSAMAYSVFTHLPEDVHLHWRTELARVTKPGAVLVITVQPRRFLRYIENRGREILGPKIFGSRIGLLRHFQLGKRRGSNAWHKLLAESADRVPEFAARYDSGELVFMEGTDGNKTYGDTIVPVSYIEENWAPDFKVVDVIDDKSRFAQSVITLKRI; the protein is encoded by the coding sequence ATGAAAGACCTGTATAAGAGCTTCAACGAACTGACCGATGCCGAATGGCTTCAGCTATGGCTGGATAAAGCCGAAAACAAAGGCGGCGAGCTTGCAGGCGCTCTGCCCGAGTTTCCTCCAAATGATATTCAAGTCGAATATGTCGGAAGCGCGCTTTCCAGTGCAATCAGAGAAGCGCATGGTTTTTACGTGCACGCAAAGCAGATGTTTTCAACGCACGGCGAAAACCCCAGCAAGGACGATTGCTTTTTGGATTTCGGATGTGGTTGGGGACGGTATATTCGTCTGTTTTCCAAAGATTATCCCAACCGATCAATATTCGCCGCTGATGTAAATGCCGACATCATTGATGAGTGCCGGAAAAGAGATCTGCCAGGCGAGTTCATGCATATTTCCCCATTGGGCGCGTTTTCCCTGCCCGATGGCAAGATTTCGTCTGCAATGGCGTATTCAGTTTTCACGCATCTGCCAGAGGATGTTCATTTGCATTGGCGTACCGAGCTCGCGCGCGTTACCAAACCCGGCGCTGTGCTGGTGATCACGGTCCAGCCGAGGCGGTTCCTGAGATACATTGAAAATCGCGGACGCGAGATATTGGGTCCGAAAATATTTGGAAGCAGAATTGGTTTGCTTCGTCACTTCCAACTTGGAAAACGAAGAGGTTCGAACGCTTGGCACAAGCTGCTTGCAGAGTCCGCAGATAGGGTGCCCGAGTTTGCCGCGCGTTATGACAGCGGCGAACTGGTCTTCATGGAAGGCACAGATGGCAACAAGACTTACGGCGATACGATCGTGCCAGTTTCCTATATTGAAGAGAACTGGGCCCCGGACTTCAAAGTCGTTGACGTCATAGATGACAAATCCAGGTTTGCTCAGTCGGTCATCACGCTCAAACGGATTTGA
- a CDS encoding undecaprenyl-diphosphate phosphatase, with translation MSLFHLILVAIIQGITEFLPISSSGHLILLPNLSGLQDQGQAIDVAVHVGTLGAVVLYFWPDVKQAVAGLPRALTGRADTPQARLALGLIVATVPTVIAGLILHVTGLSQAMRSITVIGWTMLGFGLLLYWVDQKAPETKGAENWGIRDALIMGLWQVLALIPGTSRSGITITGARQLGYTREDGARIAMLMSIPTILASGTLLALDAVREADMQLARDGAIAALFAFLSALLALSLMMRLLRSVSFTPYVIYRVILGVILLIMAYS, from the coding sequence ATGAGTTTGTTTCACCTGATTCTCGTAGCAATCATTCAGGGAATCACTGAGTTTTTGCCCATATCTTCATCCGGTCACCTGATCCTGCTGCCCAACCTGTCGGGGTTGCAGGACCAGGGTCAAGCCATTGATGTCGCGGTGCATGTGGGAACCCTGGGCGCCGTGGTGCTGTATTTCTGGCCGGATGTAAAACAGGCCGTTGCCGGGTTGCCGCGCGCGCTGACCGGACGCGCGGATACACCGCAGGCCCGGCTTGCTCTGGGCCTGATCGTTGCAACTGTTCCTACCGTGATCGCGGGCCTCATTCTGCATGTCACCGGGTTGAGCCAGGCCATGCGCTCGATCACGGTCATCGGATGGACAATGCTGGGTTTCGGTCTGCTGCTGTATTGGGTGGATCAGAAGGCTCCTGAAACCAAAGGGGCCGAAAACTGGGGAATACGCGACGCGCTCATCATGGGTCTGTGGCAGGTTCTTGCCCTGATCCCTGGCACGTCCCGTTCCGGGATAACCATAACCGGCGCGCGGCAATTGGGATACACCCGTGAAGACGGCGCGCGGATTGCCATGCTGATGTCGATCCCGACGATTCTGGCGTCGGGCACTCTGCTGGCATTGGATGCCGTGCGCGAGGCCGATATGCAACTGGCCCGGGATGGGGCCATTGCGGCACTGTTTGCCTTTCTTTCGGCCCTGCTGGCGCTCAGCCTGATGATGCGGCTTCTGCGCAGCGTCAGCTTCACACCCTACGTCATCTACCGTGTCATTCTAGGCGTGATACTTTTGATCATGGCCTACAGCTGA
- the tsaD gene encoding tRNA (adenosine(37)-N6)-threonylcarbamoyltransferase complex transferase subunit TsaD — protein MVQTLTVLGLESSCDDTAAAIVRQTTGAEAEILSSVVHGQTELHSPFGGVVPEIAARAHAEKLDVCVLQALEAAGLSLKDMDAIAVTAGPGLIGGVMSGVMCAKGISAATGLPLVGVNHLAGHALTPRLTDNIAFPYLMLLVSGGHCQFLIAHGPEHFTRLGGTIDDAPGEAFDKTARLLGLPQPGGPSVEAEARAGDPKRFRFPRPLLDRPGCDLSFSGLKTALMRMRDQIVNEKGGLTRQDRADLCAGFQQAIVDTLAEKTRRAIDLYLENSPSEPVIAVAGGVAANSAIRSELESVCAEKDTRFTAPPLALCTDNAAMIAYAGLERFRTGARDGLDLTARPRWPLDQHSPAMLGGGKKGAKA, from the coding sequence ATGGTGCAAACACTTACCGTACTGGGATTGGAAAGCAGCTGTGACGATACGGCCGCAGCCATCGTGCGCCAAACGACGGGCGCCGAAGCCGAAATCCTGTCATCCGTGGTACATGGCCAAACCGAACTGCACAGTCCTTTTGGCGGCGTCGTGCCCGAGATCGCAGCCCGGGCGCATGCGGAAAAGCTGGATGTCTGCGTTCTGCAAGCACTGGAAGCCGCGGGGCTTTCCCTGAAAGACATGGACGCCATTGCCGTCACCGCCGGGCCGGGTCTGATCGGAGGGGTCATGTCCGGCGTGATGTGCGCCAAGGGGATCAGCGCGGCAACCGGTCTGCCGCTGGTGGGTGTCAATCACCTTGCCGGTCATGCGCTGACACCGCGACTGACGGACAACATTGCCTTCCCCTACCTGATGCTTCTGGTGTCGGGCGGCCACTGCCAATTCCTGATCGCCCACGGGCCCGAACATTTTACCCGCCTTGGCGGCACCATCGACGATGCGCCGGGCGAGGCCTTCGACAAAACCGCCCGCCTGCTGGGCTTGCCGCAACCTGGTGGCCCTTCCGTCGAAGCCGAGGCGCGCGCCGGTGATCCCAAACGATTCCGGTTTCCAAGGCCGCTTCTGGACCGGCCCGGTTGCGATCTGTCCTTTTCGGGATTGAAAACGGCTTTGATGCGGATGCGCGACCAGATCGTGAACGAAAAGGGTGGTTTGACGCGCCAGGATCGCGCAGATCTGTGCGCTGGATTCCAGCAGGCGATTGTGGACACATTGGCCGAAAAGACCCGACGCGCAATCGATCTGTATCTGGAAAACTCTCCGTCTGAACCCGTGATTGCCGTTGCCGGAGGGGTTGCCGCCAACTCGGCCATTCGGTCTGAATTAGAGTCTGTTTGTGCTGAAAAAGACACCAGGTTCACCGCCCCCCCGTTGGCGCTGTGCACGGATAATGCTGCGATGATTGCCTATGCTGGCCTGGAACGCTTTCGTACCGGCGCACGGGACGGGCTGGATCTGACCGCCCGCCCTCGCTGGCCTCTGGATCAGCACAGCCCGGCCATGCTGGGCGGCGGCAAGAAAGGGGCCAAGGCATGA
- a CDS encoding viperin family antiviral radical SAM protein, translated as METSLKNSIDQLVINWHVNEACNYRCVYCYAKWERPSSARDVIRQPDNTAKLLRSLWAFFDPANLKNPLNGTLTWRRVRLNFAGGEPLLCRADLIRAVEMAAQIGFDVSIITNGSRLDAETMSALAPHLDWLGVSLDAADMRTNKAIGREDRRARQLDLEALRDSVAMARSDNPDLKLKINTVVNSQNHEADLARVIARLAPHKWKILRALPMTTTAGMVTDKQFRAFVHRHRSLKDIIRVEDNADMLGSYLMIDPKGRFYQNHNDTLKEGYRYSRPILDAGPGAALESVGFSALGFADRYR; from the coding sequence ATGGAAACTTCCCTGAAAAACAGCATCGACCAACTGGTCATCAATTGGCACGTCAACGAAGCTTGTAACTACCGATGCGTGTATTGCTATGCCAAGTGGGAACGACCGTCTTCAGCGCGCGACGTGATCCGCCAGCCGGACAACACAGCCAAATTGCTGCGGTCGCTCTGGGCTTTTTTCGATCCTGCGAATTTGAAAAACCCTTTGAATGGCACTTTGACTTGGCGGCGTGTCCGTCTCAATTTTGCTGGCGGTGAGCCATTGTTGTGCCGCGCTGACCTGATCCGTGCCGTTGAGATGGCCGCCCAAATCGGGTTTGATGTTTCGATCATTACCAACGGCAGCAGGCTTGATGCGGAAACCATGTCTGCCCTGGCGCCGCATCTCGATTGGCTGGGAGTAAGCCTGGACGCGGCTGACATGCGCACGAACAAGGCGATCGGCCGCGAAGACCGTCGCGCTCGGCAGTTGGATCTGGAGGCTTTGAGGGACAGCGTCGCAATGGCGCGCTCAGACAACCCTGACCTGAAGCTGAAGATCAATACGGTCGTGAATTCTCAGAACCATGAGGCGGACTTGGCTCGAGTCATTGCGCGATTGGCACCCCACAAGTGGAAGATCCTCCGGGCGCTTCCGATGACAACCACGGCCGGCATGGTGACGGATAAGCAGTTCCGGGCCTTTGTGCACAGGCACCGCTCGTTGAAGGACATCATCCGCGTTGAAGACAACGCAGACATGCTGGGGTCGTACCTGATGATCGATCCGAAGGGCCGTTTTTACCAGAACCACAATGATACCCTGAAGGAAGGGTACCGATACAGCAGACCCATACTGGATGCTGGTCCGGGTGCTGCCTTGGAGTCTGTCGGATTCTCGGCGCTCGGTTTCGCCGACCGTTACCGATGA
- a CDS encoding Arm DNA-binding domain-containing protein has product MALSDLWIRKAWPSPKPFKLADAVGLFALARPSGSGLWHRNYRHLELCRTHGNVLPHQQPVFRSRSLGKCLQREARPKIVFLDKRFCARVERCNPGSDCFVRINNLHELLGVQIRLSVMTD; this is encoded by the coding sequence ATGGCACTTTCCGATCTTTGGATTCGAAAGGCATGGCCAAGTCCAAAACCATTCAAATTGGCGGATGCTGTCGGCTTGTTCGCATTGGCAAGGCCAAGTGGCTCGGGACTATGGCACCGGAACTATCGTCATCTTGAACTTTGCCGAACGCATGGCAACGTCCTGCCGCACCAGCAGCCGGTTTTTCGTTCACGAAGCCTGGGTAAATGCCTGCAACGCGAGGCAAGGCCGAAGATTGTTTTTCTAGACAAGCGCTTTTGCGCACGCGTTGAACGCTGCAACCCGGGATCTGACTGCTTTGTCCGGATTAACAACCTGCATGAATTGCTTGGTGTTCAAATCCGTTTGAGCGTGATGACCGACTGA
- a CDS encoding complex I NDUFA9 subunit family protein, producing the protein MSKLVTIFGGSGFVGRYIARRMAREGWRVRVAVRRPNEAMFVKPYGAVGQVEPVLCNIRDDASVALAMQSADAVVNCVGVLNELGKNGFDTVQAEGAERIARLAAEQGIKRMVHISAIGADANSASAYSRTKAHGEAGVLKHMPNAVILRPSVIFGTEDQFFNRFAGMTRLGPFLPLVGAETNFQPVYVDDVAQAAVKGVLGQAEPGIYELGGPEVKTFRALMQQMLEVIHRRRVIIGLPFFVARIMAGVLDMVKFVSFQLFPNNILTRDQLKNLRHDNVVAEGAKSFADLGIEPTTLESVLPEYLWKFRPSGQYDDIQNSAKNLRI; encoded by the coding sequence ATGTCGAAACTGGTGACGATTTTTGGCGGATCGGGATTTGTCGGTCGCTACATCGCGCGGCGCATGGCGAGAGAGGGTTGGCGTGTCCGGGTAGCCGTACGTCGCCCGAACGAGGCCATGTTCGTCAAACCCTATGGTGCCGTGGGTCAGGTCGAACCGGTGCTGTGCAATATCCGGGATGATGCCTCGGTGGCGCTGGCGATGCAGAGCGCCGATGCGGTTGTGAACTGCGTGGGTGTGCTGAACGAGCTTGGCAAGAACGGTTTTGATACCGTACAGGCCGAAGGAGCTGAACGCATCGCGCGTTTGGCGGCCGAGCAGGGCATCAAACGGATGGTACATATCTCGGCCATCGGTGCAGATGCGAATTCAGCCAGCGCGTATTCCCGGACCAAAGCACATGGCGAAGCGGGCGTTTTGAAGCATATGCCAAATGCCGTGATCCTGCGTCCTTCGGTGATTTTTGGCACCGAAGACCAGTTCTTCAACCGTTTCGCCGGAATGACCCGCCTGGGGCCGTTCCTGCCTTTGGTCGGGGCCGAGACAAATTTCCAGCCGGTTTATGTAGACGATGTGGCGCAGGCTGCCGTCAAAGGTGTTCTGGGACAGGCAGAGCCGGGTATCTACGAGCTTGGCGGCCCCGAGGTGAAAACCTTCCGCGCCCTGATGCAGCAAATGCTTGAAGTGATTCACCGTCGCCGCGTCATCATCGGTCTGCCGTTCTTTGTTGCCCGGATCATGGCCGGTGTGCTGGACATGGTTAAGTTTGTCAGCTTCCAGCTGTTCCCCAACAACATTTTGACCCGCGACCAGCTCAAGAACCTGCGCCATGACAATGTTGTCGCCGAGGGTGCCAAGTCATTTGCAGATCTTGGGATTGAACCGACCACGCTGGAATCGGTGCTGCCGGAATACCTGTGGAAGTTCCGCCCCTCGGGTCAGTATGACGACATTCAGAACTCGGCCAAAAACCTGCGCATCTGA
- a CDS encoding heme biosynthesis protein HemY, whose product MLWSLFKILVFVAIIGLLALGGHFLMQTSGGVQITVAGTEFTLGPLQSVIALGVLVFAVWLFFKLLSLLIATLKFLNGDETALSRYFDRNREQKGYQALADGLMALASGEGRVAMTKATKAEKLLNKPELTDLLVAQAAEMTGDTKKASDTYKKLVTNNATRFVGVRGIMKQKLAEGDDETARKLAEKALAIKPRHEETQDVLLNLQTKAQDWAGARSTLTAKLKAGYLPRDVFKRRDAVLALSEAKGILDEGATVEQQERAIEANRLSPDLVPAAAMAARAYIAKGKPRAATKILKKAWEAQPHPDLAHAFAEIVPDETPEQRIKRFTALTRIHPENLETRLILAELNIVAEDFPEARRALGDVVEKQGDARAYTLMAAIERGEGASDAVVQGWLAKALNAPRGPQWVCTNCHDIQPEWGPVCQNCGSFDTLSWQTPQTPEIASATGVHMLPLIVGALEDQTEEPDVMEPADEDDVVEVTPESAEVAEEAEVYKQA is encoded by the coding sequence ATGCTGTGGTCACTGTTTAAGATCCTTGTTTTTGTTGCGATTATCGGCCTGCTGGCGCTGGGCGGTCACTTCCTGATGCAAACCAGTGGCGGGGTTCAGATCACCGTCGCGGGCACGGAATTCACGCTGGGGCCGCTTCAGTCAGTGATCGCGCTGGGTGTGTTGGTTTTTGCGGTCTGGCTGTTTTTCAAGTTGCTCAGCCTGCTGATCGCAACGCTGAAATTCCTGAACGGTGACGAAACTGCCTTGTCCCGGTACTTTGACCGCAATCGCGAGCAAAAGGGATATCAGGCGCTGGCTGATGGCTTGATGGCGCTGGCCTCGGGCGAAGGGCGCGTGGCGATGACCAAAGCCACCAAGGCCGAAAAACTGCTGAACAAGCCTGAGCTGACTGATCTGTTGGTGGCACAGGCCGCCGAGATGACCGGTGACACGAAAAAGGCATCGGACACTTATAAAAAACTGGTGACCAACAACGCGACCCGGTTCGTCGGCGTACGCGGGATCATGAAGCAGAAGCTGGCCGAAGGTGATGATGAAACGGCCCGCAAACTGGCCGAGAAGGCCCTTGCGATCAAACCGCGTCATGAAGAAACGCAGGACGTGCTGCTGAACCTGCAAACCAAGGCGCAGGATTGGGCCGGGGCGCGTTCGACCCTGACGGCCAAGTTGAAGGCCGGGTATTTGCCGCGCGATGTCTTCAAACGGCGCGATGCTGTTCTGGCCTTGTCCGAAGCCAAAGGCATTCTGGACGAAGGTGCGACCGTCGAACAGCAGGAGCGCGCGATTGAAGCCAATCGCCTGTCACCTGATCTGGTGCCTGCCGCCGCCATGGCAGCGCGCGCGTATATCGCCAAAGGCAAACCCCGGGCCGCGACCAAGATTTTGAAAAAAGCATGGGAGGCTCAGCCGCATCCGGATCTGGCCCATGCCTTTGCCGAAATCGTGCCGGATGAAACTCCCGAGCAACGTATCAAGAGGTTCACGGCGCTGACCCGCATTCACCCCGAGAATTTGGAAACGCGTCTGATTCTGGCCGAATTGAACATTGTGGCCGAGGATTTCCCCGAAGCCCGCCGTGCGTTGGGGGATGTGGTCGAAAAGCAGGGCGATGCGCGCGCTTATACGTTGATGGCCGCTATCGAACGGGGCGAGGGGGCCTCGGACGCGGTTGTGCAAGGCTGGTTGGCCAAGGCGCTGAATGCGCCGCGTGGTCCGCAATGGGTGTGCACCAACTGCCATGATATCCAACCTGAATGGGGACCGGTCTGCCAGAACTGCGGCAGCTTCGACACGCTTAGCTGGCAAACGCCGCAAACACCCGAAATCGCAAGCGCGACAGGCGTACATATGTTGCCTTTGATCGTTGGAGCGCTTGAAGATCAAACCGAAGAGCCAGACGTCATGGAGCCTGCGGACGAGGACGATGTGGTCGAAGTGACACCTGAGTCGGCAGAGGTGGCAGAGGAAGCCGAGGTTTACAAACAGGCCTGA
- a CDS encoding NAD(P)-dependent oxidoreductase yields MAKQPMLKFVQIDRVMPEKRAANDRKDDFDEIYSEFAAEKAAEQASRCSQCGVPYCQSHCPLHNNIPDWLRLTATGRLEEAYQVSQATNTFPEICGRICPQDRLCEGNCVIEQSGHGTVTIGSIEKYITDTAWEKGWVQPVAPSAERAESVGIIGAGPGGLAAADMLRQAGIQVTVYDRYDRAGGLLMYGIPGFKLEKDVVQRRNDLLADGGVEFVLNCDVDAAKFQEIRARHDAVIIATGVYKSRDLAMPGSGLAGIEKAIDFLTASNRKSFGDEVEEFDNGRLNADGKKVVVIGGGDTAMDCVRTSIRQGATSVKCLYRRDRANMPGSQRETQNAEEEGVIFEWLSAPKGFTGEDTVKGVIVQKMRLGQPDASGRQAPEVIEGADYVEEADLVIKALGFEPEDLPTLFGQPDLPVTRWGTIKAAFQTGETEMDGVYAIGDIVRGASLVVWAIRDGRDCADAIIERFNAKSAVAAE; encoded by the coding sequence GTGGCCAAGCAACCGATGCTGAAATTTGTGCAGATCGACCGCGTCATGCCGGAAAAGCGTGCTGCCAATGACCGCAAGGACGACTTTGACGAGATCTATTCCGAGTTCGCCGCTGAAAAAGCAGCCGAACAGGCGAGTCGGTGCAGCCAATGCGGTGTTCCTTACTGCCAGTCGCATTGCCCGTTGCACAACAATATTCCCGACTGGTTGCGCCTGACTGCGACCGGACGTCTGGAAGAAGCCTATCAGGTAAGCCAGGCCACCAATACCTTCCCCGAGATCTGCGGGCGCATCTGTCCACAGGACCGCCTGTGCGAGGGCAACTGCGTGATCGAACAGTCGGGCCATGGAACGGTCACGATTGGTTCGATCGAGAAATACATAACGGATACCGCATGGGAAAAAGGCTGGGTCCAGCCGGTCGCTCCATCAGCCGAGCGCGCTGAAAGCGTGGGTATCATTGGTGCAGGCCCCGGTGGATTGGCCGCCGCGGATATGCTGCGCCAGGCTGGTATCCAGGTCACGGTATACGACCGTTATGACCGGGCCGGTGGTCTGCTGATGTATGGCATTCCGGGTTTCAAGCTGGAAAAAGACGTTGTTCAGCGCCGCAATGACCTGCTGGCAGATGGTGGGGTCGAGTTTGTTCTGAACTGCGACGTGGACGCGGCCAAGTTCCAGGAAATCAGGGCCAGGCATGATGCCGTTATCATTGCGACCGGTGTCTACAAGTCGCGCGACCTGGCAATGCCGGGCAGCGGTCTGGCCGGGATCGAGAAGGCAATCGACTTCCTGACGGCCTCGAACCGAAAGAGCTTTGGCGACGAGGTCGAAGAATTCGACAACGGTCGCTTGAACGCCGACGGCAAGAAAGTTGTCGTGATTGGCGGCGGTGACACCGCGATGGATTGCGTCCGCACTTCGATCCGCCAGGGCGCGACTTCTGTCAAATGTCTGTATCGCCGGGACCGGGCCAACATGCCGGGATCACAGCGCGAAACCCAGAACGCCGAAGAAGAAGGTGTGATCTTCGAATGGCTCAGCGCACCCAAAGGGTTCACGGGTGAAGACACGGTCAAGGGTGTTATCGTTCAGAAGATGCGCCTGGGACAGCCAGACGCGTCCGGTCGTCAGGCCCCCGAAGTCATCGAGGGCGCGGACTATGTCGAAGAAGCCGATCTTGTGATCAAGGCGCTTGGATTCGAACCTGAAGACCTGCCCACGCTGTTTGGACAACCCGACCTGCCGGTCACCCGCTGGGGTACGATCAAGGCGGCGTTCCAAACCGGCGAGACCGAAATGGACGGAGTCTATGCAATCGGTGACATCGTGCGCGGTGCCTCGCTGGTGGTCTGGGCGATCCGGGACGGTCGTGACTGCGCTGATGCGATCATCGAACGCTTCAATGCAAAATCTGCCGTTGCGGCTGAATAA
- a CDS encoding uroporphyrinogen-III synthase: protein MTRPRAASERFVAQLPTRTRTRVQVIYSPIMEIRPLPVAVETEGVQGLIFTSANAVNAAVLKGVDRNLPAFCVGPTTTSTAKGCGWQAEMVGATAEELVGHLLKRRPKSPLLHLRGENTRGNVAGRLTESGLTVRELPVYQQLLLPLTSEATRVADLDSPVIAPLFSPRTARHFADFWTGSAPLWLAAISQATADPLYSLDYARLKIAKKPTPKKMRKAVKKLVKHALRVEGGAVPD from the coding sequence ATGACCCGCCCGCGCGCCGCCTCTGAAAGGTTCGTTGCGCAGTTGCCGACCCGCACCAGAACTCGGGTTCAGGTCATCTATTCCCCGATCATGGAAATCCGACCTTTGCCGGTTGCCGTTGAGACCGAGGGTGTGCAGGGATTGATTTTCACATCGGCCAATGCGGTGAACGCGGCGGTCTTGAAAGGTGTGGACCGCAACCTGCCCGCTTTCTGCGTCGGACCGACAACGACCAGTACCGCAAAAGGTTGCGGCTGGCAGGCCGAAATGGTCGGGGCCACGGCGGAAGAACTGGTGGGACATCTGCTCAAGCGGAGGCCCAAAAGCCCGCTGTTGCATTTGAGGGGTGAGAACACGCGCGGCAATGTTGCCGGTCGACTGACCGAATCCGGCCTGACGGTGCGGGAACTGCCGGTCTACCAGCAATTGCTGTTGCCGCTAACATCCGAAGCGACCCGGGTGGCAGATCTGGATTCGCCGGTGATCGCACCGCTTTTTTCGCCAAGAACGGCGCGACATTTTGCCGATTTTTGGACCGGATCCGCGCCTTTGTGGTTGGCCGCAATTAGTCAGGCTACGGCGGATCCCCTTTATTCATTGGACTATGCGCGCCTGAAGATCGCAAAGAAGCCGACACCAAAGAAAATGCGTAAGGCTGTCAAAAAGCTTGTGAAACATGCGTTGCGGGTTGAGGGTGGCGCGGTCCCCGATTAA
- a CDS encoding COG4223 family protein, whose translation MAGKKKSEEKPVETPKADDAVEPELQQDDATVDPTETVEEELSEAEAEAEAEAEAEAEAEAEAEAEAEAEAEAEAEAEAEAEAEAEAEAEAEAEAEAEAEAEAEAEAEAEALTEDTAPVEEKVVERVVEKRGGFVPALLGGAIAAAVGFALGNGGLLSTGSDSSDTLAALESKLADQSDQIAKLSQELANSPDVAGLTDQVNALSDKLAPVESDLSAIKSTVETLSGQIGPLSERIATLEKTPIESNVSPESMAAFEAELKKLQDSLASQRAEVEKMVSDAQALEAKASADAQAAANAAVLSRLHGQLDAGQPYSDLVAELKAGGVDVPDALSGPAEKGVETLSSLRDSFAPAARTALAEAREADKDTGLIAFLQRQTGARSVTPQEGDGPDAVLSRAQAALADGDLAKALSELKSLPEAARAAMADWEQAAQTRVAAVDAANTLASSLNSN comes from the coding sequence GTGGCTGGTAAGAAAAAGTCCGAAGAAAAGCCGGTGGAGACCCCCAAGGCAGATGACGCCGTCGAACCCGAACTGCAACAGGACGATGCGACTGTTGACCCGACTGAGACCGTAGAAGAAGAACTTTCCGAAGCCGAAGCCGAAGCCGAAGCCGAAGCCGAAGCCGAAGCCGAAGCCGAAGCCGAAGCCGAAGCCGAAGCCGAAGCCGAAGCCGAAGCCGAAGCCGAAGCCGAAGCCGAAGCCGAAGCCGAAGCCGAAGCCGAAGCCGAAGCCGAAGCCGAAGCCGAAGCCGAAGCCGAAGCCGAAGCCGAAGCCGAAGCCGAAGCCGAAGCGTTGACTGAAGATACTGCCCCGGTCGAAGAAAAAGTGGTCGAGCGTGTTGTTGAAAAGCGTGGCGGATTTGTTCCCGCTTTGCTGGGCGGTGCCATTGCAGCCGCTGTCGGGTTTGCGCTGGGCAATGGCGGGCTGTTGTCAACGGGCTCGGACAGTTCGGATACCTTGGCGGCGTTGGAATCCAAACTGGCAGACCAATCCGACCAGATTGCCAAGCTGTCGCAAGAGCTTGCAAACAGTCCGGATGTTGCCGGTTTGACGGATCAGGTCAATGCGCTTTCCGACAAACTGGCACCCGTGGAAAGTGACCTGAGTGCGATCAAATCCACTGTGGAAACGCTGTCAGGCCAGATCGGACCATTGTCAGAGCGCATCGCGACGCTTGAGAAAACCCCGATCGAATCCAACGTGTCGCCCGAATCCATGGCCGCCTTCGAAGCTGAGCTGAAGAAGCTTCAGGACTCGCTGGCCTCGCAACGGGCCGAGGTTGAAAAAATGGTTTCCGACGCCCAGGCGCTGGAGGCAAAAGCATCAGCCGACGCGCAGGCCGCGGCCAATGCCGCCGTTCTGTCCCGCTTGCATGGGCAACTGGATGCGGGTCAGCCCTATTCCGATCTGGTTGCAGAACTGAAAGCAGGCGGTGTGGATGTGCCGGATGCCCTGTCCGGGCCGGCTGAGAAGGGCGTTGAAACACTCTCTTCTCTGCGCGACAGTTTCGCGCCTGCGGCCCGAACCGCGCTGGCCGAAGCCCGTGAAGCCGACAAGGACACTGGCCTGATCGCATTCCTGCAACGTCAAACGGGCGCGCGCTCGGTCACGCCCCAGGAAGGGGATGGGCCAGATGCCGTCCTGTCTCGTGCGCAGGCTGCGCTTGCGGACGGAGACCTGGCCAAAGCCTTGAGCGAACTGAAATCACTTCCCGAGGCGGCCCGGGCTGCAATGGCCGATTGGGAACAGGCGGCCCAAACACGGGTCGCCGCCGTCGATGCGGCGAATACACTGGCTTCCAGCCTGAACTCGAACTGA